A stretch of the Musa acuminata AAA Group cultivar baxijiao chromosome BXJ2-7, Cavendish_Baxijiao_AAA, whole genome shotgun sequence genome encodes the following:
- the LOC135617291 gene encoding putrescine hydroxycinnamoyltransferase 1-like gives MVEVVESGMVVPGEQTPEGSIWLSNLDLLVIRAHTPVVYFYHPGGDSGFFSVQLLKAALAKALVPFYPLAGRLGFDSDGRLEIKCTGEGVLFVVARSDSTLEELGELAPSAEMNRLFVPNVESDEPPLCMFQVTFFKCGGVCLSTAVHHTAADGLSALCFVNAWSDIARGAELTVNPCLDRTLLRARSPPQVLFDHPEYVHRQVQQPTPSATVPSPVASAILTLSKDQLCRLKSRGKGVRPLSTFKAVVAHVWRCSCKARELADDEETRVYVIGDARTRMRPPLPEGYVGNAVFRTSVTARVAEVLSSPFEFGADKIHDAIARLDDDYVRSLIDYMEVSDVSGSITGRWRWSGADLWVVSWLGLPTHGADFGWGKPMYMSQASVVCGLVFVAHSPKDDGGVAVVLGLQQESMPRFKKAFYENLETVEEA, from the exons ATGGTGGAAGTGGTGGAATCCGGCATGGTGGTTCCAGGCGAGCAGACTCCCGAGGGATCCATCTGGCTCTCCAACCTGGACTTGCTGGTGATTCGAGCTCACACTCCCGTCGTCTACTTCTATCACCCCGGTGGCGACTCCGGTTTCTTCTCCGTACAGCTGCTCAAGGCAGCCCTAGCCAAGGCATTAGTCCCCTTCTACCCGCTCGCCGGCCGCCTCGGATTCGACTCCGACGGCCGCCTCGAGATCAAGTGCACCGGCGAGGGGGTCCTCTTCGTGGTGGCTCGCTCCGACTCCACGCTGGAAGAGCTGGGGGAGTTGGCACCGTCCGCCGAGATGAACAGACTGTTCGTGCCCAACGTAGAGTCCGATGAGCCGCCCTTGTGCATGTTTCAG GTAACTTTCTTCAAGTGTGGTGGTGTGTGCCTGTCGACCGCCGTTCATCACACCGCTGCCGACGGCCTCTCTGCTCTTTGCTTCGTCAACGCATGGTCTGACATCGCTCGCGGCGCGGAGCTCACCGTCAACCCCTGCCTGGACCGCACCCTCCTCCGCGCTCGCTCCCCGCCTCAGGTCCTCTTCGACCACCCTGAGTACGTTCACAGGCAAGTGCAACAGCCCACGCCTTCGGCCACCGTTCCATCCCCGGTGGCGTCCGCCATCCTTACGCTGTCCAAGGACCAGCTCTGCCGCCTCAAGAGCCGCGGCAAAGGCGTCAGGCCCCTCTCCACCTTCAAAGCTGTCGTGGCTCACGTCTGGCGCTGCTCATGCAAGGCCCGGGAACTCGCAGACGATGAGGAGACTCGAGTGTACGTGATCGGCGACGCACGCACTCGCATGAGACCGCCGCTCCCGGAAGGTTATGTGGGCAATGCCGTCTTCAGGACGTCGGTCACGGCGAGGGTCGCGGAGGTTTTGTCGAGCCCGTTCGAGTTCGGGGCTGACAAGATTCATGACGCCATAGCGCGGCTGGACGACGACTACGTGAGGTCGCTGATAGACTACATGGAGGTTAGTGATGTGTCCGGCTCGATAACAGGGAGGTGGAGGTGGTCCGGGGCCGACCTGTGGGTGGTCAGCTGGCTGGGGCTGCCGACGCATGGGGCCGATTTCGGGTGGGGTAAGCCAATGTACATGTCTCAGGCTTCAGTCGTATGCGGGTTGGTGTTTGTTGCGCACAGCCCCAAGGATGACGGGGGAGTTGCTGTCGTGTTAGGGTTGCAGCAGGAGAGCATGCCAAGGTTCAAGAAGGCGTTCTACGAGAACTTGGAGACTGTGGAAGAAGCTTAA